The region GGACATCGCCCAGTTCGTGCCGGCCATCCCGCTGGCACACCCGGCGCCGTCGCTCGCCTTCTCCGAGCGGGTCGAGTCCTACCCGGCCAGCCCGGTGAACGACGAAGTCTTCAGCGAAATCAAGCTCTCCAAGTAACACCTAAGCGGAGGCCGGGGACCCCGCGGGGTCCCCGGCCTCCTACGCGCCTCGACTTTTCCTCCCCAGATCCTCCAGCCCCACGGCTGGGAAAGGACACTCGTGCTACGAGTCATCGGCAAACGCCTTCTTATGCTGATCCCCACCCTGATCGGCCTTTCGATCCTGCTGTTCCTGTGGGTCCGCAACCTGCCCGGCGGTCCGGCCACCGCCCTGCTCGGTGACAAGGCCTCCCCCGAAGCCATCGCCAACATCAACAAGGCCTACGGCTTTGACCGCCCGCTGATCGAGCAGTACTTCACCTATGTCGGAAAGCTGCTTAAGGGCGACTTCGGTACCTCAATCGTCACCGGGCGCCCGGTGCTGGAGGAATTCGCCACCCGCTTTCCCGCCACCGTGGAGCTGGCGGTCGTGGCGCTTATCTTCGCGATCGGCATCGGCATCCCGCTGGGTTATCTGGCCGCCCGCCACTACGGACGTTTCTGGGACCACTCCTCGGTGGTCCTGTCCCTGATCGGCATCACCGTCCCGGTGTTCTTCCTCGCCTTCATCCTCAAATGGGTGCTGGCCATCCAGCTGGGCTGGTTCCCCACCGACGGGCGCCAGGATCCGCGCATCGATGCCACGCATGTTACCGACTTCTACGTTTTGGACGGTCTGCTCACCCGGGAATGGGACGCGTCCTGGGACGCCGTCATGCATCTGGTGCTTCCCGCCATCGCCCTCGGGACCATTCCGCTGGCGATCATCGTGCGCATTACCAGGGCATCGGTCCTGGAGGTCCAGGGCGCCGACTATGTCCGCACGGCCCGCGCCAAAGGATTGATGGAGAAGACCATCCGCGGCCGTTTTGTGCTGCGCAACGCCATGCTGCCGGTAACCACCACCATCGGCCTGCAGACCGGCCTGCTGATCTCCGGCGCAGTGCTGACCGAGACCGTCTTCGCGTTCAGCGGTATCGGCAGGTTCCTGAGGGACGCGATCTTCGCCCTCGACTATCCCGTCCTGCAGGGATTCATTGTCTTCATTGCCGTGGCGTATTCACTGATCAACCTGCTGGTTGACGTGTCCTACGGCTTCATCGATCCAAGGGTGCGTGTCCAGTGAGTACTACTCTGCCCCCCGCAGCCGGCGGGTCCATCCTTCCCGACGGTGCTCCCACCGCCAAGCCCGCCACCGGAAGCGGGATGTGGAAAGACGCTTTCCGCCGCCTGCGCCGCAACCCTGCCGCCGTCGCCGGCGCCGTCATCGTGGGGCTGTTCATATTGGTGGCCATCCTCGCCCCGCTGCTTGCCCCCTTTGGCGGCGACGACCTCCCCGGCCGTACGGAGATCACCCCCACGAACATCCCCGGACCGGGAGACATTGACGGTTATCCCCTGGGCCTGGACCGTTTCGGCGGCGATGTCCTCTCCAAGCTGATCTGGGGTGCCCGCGCGTCGCTGATCATCGGCGTAGTGTCCACGGCGCTGGGCCTGGCCGGCGGAGTGCTGCTCGGGGTCATCGCCGGCGGCCTGGGCGGCTGGGTGGACAGCGTGATCATGCGCTTCGTCGACATCCTGCTCTCCGTACCGAACCTGCTGCTCGCCGTCAGCATTGCCGCCCTCCTGGGCCAAAGTTCCCTGGCAATCATGATTGCCATCGGTGTCTCACAGGTACCTATCTTCGCCCGGCTCCTGCGGTCGTCAATGATCTCCCAGCGCAGCGCCGACTACATCCTGTCTGCGCAGACCCTGGGGCTAAGCCGGCGGACCATCACCATGAGCCACCTGCTGCCCAACAGCATGGGTCCGCTGATCGTGCAGGCCACCCTCACCCTGGCGACAGCGGTCATCGACGCCGCCGCGCTGGCCTTCCTGGGCCTCGGCGGCGGCCTGCCGCAGACCGCCGAGTGGGGCCGGATGCTTACCTACGCACAGGCCGAACTGGCCGTGGCACCGCAGCTGGCCTTCCTCCCCGGCATCTGCATTGCCATCACCGCGCTTGGCTTCACCCTGCTGGGCGAGTCCCTCCGTGAGGCCTTGGACCCCAAGACACGGCGAAAGTAACCAGCGCGGACGGCAATGCCTCCGTCAACGAAGAAGGGCCCTCCGTTTGGAGGGCCCTTCTTCGTTGACCGGCTTCGTTGGCCCGGCGTCGTAGGCCGGCTTGGTTAGCCGGGTACGGGTTTAGGCGGGGTGGCCGGCCCCGCCGTCGAGCGAAGCGAGGTAAGCCGCGTTGCCGTGCAGCGCCGGGAGATACCGTTCCAGGTCTTCCGAGGAAACATTCTCCGCGAGCAGGACCAGGAGACCGGCGAGCGCCGCGTTCGCCTTGCCCGCGGCATGCAGGGTCAGGGCCTCGAAGACCCCCAGCGACACTGATCCGGGAAAGCTCTGCCGGGCGCGGGCGAAGACCGCCAGCGATTCCTCCGAGCGCCCGAGCAGCCGCAGGGTGCTGCCGTACTGCAGATAGCAGCGCCGCAGCACGTCGCCTTCCAGGCCCAGTGCCAGCGCCTGTTCGTAGTATCCGGCAGCCGTTGCCTCTTCCCCTGCCGTGTCATAGGCGCCGCCCACTTCATAGCGGACGCGGGCATTGTCCGGATAGCGGTCCCGGACATCCAGCAGCGCCGCGATGGTGGGGGCCATGTCCTCCCGGTTCCGGGCTGCGAACAGCTGCCGCAGCTCTGCTTCCAGGTCCGCTGCGGAACCCGCCGGCGTTTCAGCCATGGTCAGGAAGCCAGCTCGCCGTCGATGTTGAGCTCATTGCCGGGAATCGAGGCCAGGAGTTTTCGCGTGTAGGGGTGGCGGGGATTGGAGAAGACCTCCTCGGAGGTGGCGGCCTCCACCAGCTCCCCGTCCTTCATCACGCACACATAGTCGGAGATCAACCGGACAACCGCCAGGTCGTGGGAAATGAAGAGGTAGCTGAGGCCGAACTCGCGCTGCAGGTCCCCCAGCAGCTGGAGGATCTGCGCCTGTACCAGGACGTCCAGTGCCGAGACCGGCTCGTCGCAGACAATCAGTTCGGGCTTGAGTGCCAGCGCACGCGCAATGGCCACGCGCTGCCGCTGCCCGCCCGAGAGCTCGGCAGGGTAGCGGTGCAGCATCTCAAGAGGCAGCGCCACCTGCTCCATCAGTTCCCGCACGCGGCGCTGACGCTCTGCCTTGTCGCCGCGCCGGTAGGTTTTCAGCGGCTCTTCCAGGATCCGCTCAATGGTGTACATCGGGTCCAGGGAGGAGTACGGGTCCTGGAAGATCGGCTGCACGCGCTGCCGGAATTCACGCAGCTGGACCTTGTCCAGGGTGGCAACGTCCATGCCGTCGAAGGTCATGGTTCCGCTGGTGGGTTCAATCAGTTTCAAGAGCATCCGCGCCGTGGTGGTTTTGCCCGAACCGGACTCCCCCACAATGGCTACGGTGCGGCCGCGGGGAATGTCCAGGGTGACGTTCTTGGCGGCATAGAAATCATCGGAGCGGCCGCGGATCTTGAACACCTTGGTCAGGTCACGGAATTCCACAATGTTGTCCGGTGCGGTGCCGGCGCCCGCGGGTTCCGCAGCCAGTTCACCGGCCGCCGACGTCGCGGCAGCGGCCCCGCTCTTGGAACCGATATGTCCGGCAAAGGCACCCGGGCTCAGCCGCACGGCTGCCACACTGGGAGCTGCACGGACCAGGGCCTGGGTGTACGGGTGCTGCGGGTCCTCCAGGAGCTGGCGGGCGGGACCCGTTTCCACGACCTCGCCGCGGTGCATAACCACCAGTTCGGAGGCACGCTCGGCTGCCAGTCCCAGGTCATGGGTAATCAGCAGGACGGACGAACCCAGTTCCTCCGTCATCCGATCGATCTGGTCCAGGATGGTCCGCTGGACGGTGACGTCCAGGGCGCTGGTGGGTTCGTCGGCAATCAGCAGCCGGGGACGGCAGGCCAGGCCAATGGCAATCAGGGCACGCTGGCGCATGCCTCCCGAGAATTCATGGGGGTACTGCTTAGCGCGCTCCGCGGCGTTGGGCAGCCCGGCCGCGGTCAGGACCTCCACTACCTTCCGGTCCACGTCCTTGGACGTGGCCATCCCGTGCACCAGCAGGGTTTCGGCAACCTGGGTGCCGATCTTGGTGACCGGATTGAGGTTGGACATCGGGTCCTGCGGCACCAGGCCGATGGAACGCCCGCGGATTGCCCGCATCTTGGATTCCGGGAGGCCCACCAGTTCCTGGCCGTCGAAGCGGATGCTGCCCGAAGCCACGGTGCCGTTACCGGGCAGCAGCCCGATGACGGCCATTGCGGTAGTGGATTTCCCGGACCCGGACTCCCCCACGATGGCCAGCGTCTTGCCTGCCGGGAGGGAGAAACCGGCGTTGCGCACAGCGGGAACTTCTCCGTCCATGGTCCGGAAATTAACCGCGAGGTTGCTCACCTCGAGCAGGGGCGAATCAGTGCTCAAATCAGTCATTTCCCCATCCTGCCCCACTCGCGCCCCTTGTGACGCGTGTCTCACAGCGGTTTACCGGTTTTTAATCATTTAGAATGAAGAATCACTGAAAAATGAGGGATGGAGCGTCCCGGAGGAGTATTACCGTGACCAAATCCGGCACCGCTAAATCCGGCCCTGCCAAAGATCCAGGCACCGGATCCGGCGCTCCCGCCCTTTCCCGACGCTCCGTCATCCGTGCCGGCGCGGTGGCTGCGGCGTTTATGCTCGCCGGCTGCACTGCCGAAGCTGATTCTCCCTCCCCCACTCCCACACCCACGGCAACCGGTCCGGCGGGCCCCAATGAGCGGTTCACCTTTGCGACGGCGGCCCGCCCGGTCACGTTGGATCCCGCGCTTGCTGCGGATACCGAGTCCTACCGGGTGACCCGGCAGGTCTTGGAAGGCCTGGTAGGAGTTGACGCCCTGACCTCGGCACCGATTCCCCTGCTGGCAAAGAGCTGGACCAAGTCCGAGGACCGCAGGACGTACACGTTTGACCTGCGGCGCGACGTCACGTTCCACGACGGCGAGCCCTTCAACGCAGAAGCCGTGCGCAGGAACTTCGAACGCTGGTACACGCTGCCGGAATCCGTGCGCAACGACTCCCTCATGTACAGATCCGTCTTCCGGGGGTTCTCGGACTCCCCGAAGACCGCGGTCTACCGCGAATGCGTAGTGGAGGACGAGTTCACGGTGCGGGTGGAGCTTACCGAGCCGCTCGACAGCTTCATTCCCGCCCTGGCCGCTCCGGCGTTCGCCATGTCTTCCCCGAAGGCCCTAGCTGACGCCACGGCCGATGCCCTCACCCAGGAACGCAATGGCCGGAACATCTCGGCCTACGGCGCACATCCGGTGGGCACCGGGCCGTTCCAGTTCGTCAGCTGGAACGAGGACACCGTGGAGCTGGCAGCGTACCCGGATTACTGGGGCGAAGCCGGACAGATCGGCACGGTTGTCTTCAAGACTCTTTCCAGCCCCGAGGGCCGGCTGCGGGCGCTGAAAAAGGGCGAGGTGGACGGCTATGACCTGGTAACCGTCAACGACGTCGGCGACCTGGCCCGCAACGGCCTGCAGATCCAGCAGCGGGATCCGTATTCCATCCTCTATCTGGGTATCAACTCCAATTTCCCCGGGATGGACAACGTACTGATCCGCCGGGCGGTCGCCCATGCCATCGACAAGCCCGCAGTGTTGGACGGCCTGTTCCTCAACGGCACCAAGACCGCCAACCAGTTCCTTCCGCAGAAGCTGGGCCTGACCTCCGACACCGTTGCCGGCTATGGGTACGACGTCGACAAGGCCCGTGAGCTGCTCACGGAAGCCGGCTACGACGGGCGCGAGCTGCCCTTCTACTACCCCCGCCGCGTCACCCGCAGCTACCTGCCCGCCCCGGAACGCGTCTATGCCAGGCTCAGCAGCCAGCTCACCGCAGCCGGCTTCAATATCCGTCCGGTCCCCGTGGACTGGTCCGAGGGCTACCTCGAGAAGGTCCAGGGCAAGGAGGACCGGGCCTTCCACCTGCTGGGGCTTGCCGGGACCTACGAGGCCGGGGACAACTTTGTCGGAACCCTGTTTGGCCGGTATACCGACGAATTTTCCTATAACGATCCCGAGGTTTTCAGCGGCATCGCAAAAGCGCGGAGCCTCGTGGAAGGCCAGGAACAGACCGACGCCTACCGGGCCATTACCGACCGGATTGCCGAACGCGTGCCGGCGGTTCCCCTCGCCTTCCCGATTTCCGCCCTCGCGCTGTCTCCCCGCGTGGCCGGCTATCCCACCAGCCCCGTCCTCCACGAAGTGTTCAACCGGATAACGCTGGCCGATCGCTGAGTCCGGCCCCTCCCGCGGAAGGGCTACGTGCAGCGATAATTTTAGGAAGACATGTGGTCGGGGATACGCTTCTAGGGCTAGCGCCCACGCGACTGGAGAACAAGTTGACTGCTAATAGCCCGGCGGATAATTCCGCAACGAAAACTGATGTACTGCTGATCGGCGGCGGCATCATGAGCGCCACCCTTGGTGCGTTCCTGAAGCAACTCCAGCCCGATTGGGACATTTCCCTCTACGAGCGCCTTGACCGGGCGGGGCTGGAAAGCTCCGATCCCTGGAACAACGCGGGAACCGGCCACGCCGCGCTCTGCGAACTGAACTACAGCCCGGCCGCGGCCGACGGCTCCGTTGACCCGGCGAAGGCGGTGGGCATCAACGAGCAGTTCCAGGTTTCCCGGCAGTTCTGGTCGCATCTGGTGTCTGCAGGCCACATCTCCAACAACTTCATCAACCCGCTGCCGCACATGAGCTTCGTCTGGGGTGACGCGCATTCCGAGTACCTGCGCCGCCGCTACGAGTCGCTGAGCGCACAGCCCCTGTTCAAGACCATGGAGTTCTCCGAGGACCCGGCCAAACTGGCTGAATGGGCACCCCTGATCATGGAAGGCCGCGACCCGTCACAGCGCGTCGCTGCCTCGCGCGTCGCCGGAGGCACCGACGTCGACTTCGGTGCGCTGACCCGCGAACTGACCAACTACCTCGGCGCCAACGGCGTGAACCTGCACTTCGGCCACGAGGTCGGCAACGTGTCCCGCTCTTCCACCGGCGGCTGGGATGTGAAGGTCAAGGACCGTGCCAGCGGCACCACCCGCACCGTCTCCGCCCGCTTCGTCTTCATCGGCGGCGGCGGCGGAGCCCTGCACCTGCTCCAGGCATCCGGCATCCCCGAGGGCAAGGGCTTCGGCGGCTTCCCGGTCTCCGGCCAGTTCCTGCGCTCCACGGACGATTCGATCATTTCCCGGCACAACGCCAAGGTGTACGGCCAGGCCTCGGTCGGCGCCCCGCCCATGTCCGTGCCCCACCTGGACACCCGCTTCGTGAACGGGAAGCGTTCGCTGCTGTTCGGCCCGTACGGCGGCTTCTCCCCCAAGTTCCTGAAGACCGGTTCCTACCTGGACCTGCCCCTTTCGGTCCGGCCGTCCAACCTGGTGCCCATGCTGGGTGTAGCCAAGGACAACATGAGCCTGGTCAAGTACCTCGTCACCGAGGTGATGAAGACCCGCGAAGGCAAGACGCAGGCACTCCAGGAATTCATGCCTTCGGCGAAGACCGAGGGCTGGGACCTCATCACGGCAGGCCAGCGCGTGCAGGTGATCAAGAAGGATCCGAAGAAGGGCGGTGTGCTGCAGTTCGGCACCGAACTCATCACTGCTGCCGACGGCTCCATCGGAGCCCTGCTGGGTGCTTCACCCGGCGCTTCCACGGCACCGCCCATCATGATCAACCTGCTCAAGCGCGCCTTCCCCCGCCAGTTCGACGGCTGGGAGCCGAAGATCAAGGAAATGATCCCGGGCTACGGCGTAAAGCTCAATGAGAACGAGCAGTTGGCGGCAGAGATTGAAGCCGACACCAACAAGGTCCTGGGACTTTCCTAGCACCAGTTTTATCCGCGGCGCAGGTTCCCCTTCCGGGAGGACCTGCGCCGCACAGCGATTTACGACGCCGGCACAGCCGCGTCGCCCAACTCCAGTTCGCCCTTCCTAAGGCAGGATCATGGACCGTTTGGCCAAGCTGTCCCTCTCCAACCGGGCGCTTATTGCCCTGATAACGGTTTTCGTGGCTGTTTTCGGAGTCATTTCCATGACCTCCCTGAAACAGGAACTGATCCCGTCACTGGAGTTCCCGCAGATCAGCGTGATCACCGCTTTGCCGGGGGCCTCCCCCGATGTGGTTGATGCCCAGGTCAGCGAGCCGCTGGAAGGTGCGCTCACTGCAGTGGAAGGGCTCGAGTCGTCCACGGCCACTTCCCGCTCCGGCATCTCCACCATCAGCCTTACCTTTGCCTACGGCACCGATCTGGACCGCGCACGCGGCCAGGTGGACCGGGCCATTTCGAACTCCCGGCAGCTGCTTCCCGAAGACGTGAATCCGCAGTCGCTGGCCGGAAGCATCAGCGACTTCCCGATTGTCTACCTTGCTGTGTCCTCCGACGAGCCGCTCGCGGAGCTCAACGCCGACCTGCAGCGCCTGACCGTTCCCCGCCTGCAGAAGATCGAGGGCGTGCGTACCGCGGAGGTCACCGGCGGTGCCACCCGCCACGTAGCCATCCTGCCTGACAACGCCGCGCTTGCCGCCTCCGGGGTCACCCCGGCAGCCATCGTGGAGGCACTGGAAAACAGCGGTGCCCTCCTGCCGGCCGGAACGGTCCAGGAAGACGGCCGGACCCTGTCCATCCAGGTCGGCGCCCCGCTGGACAGCCTCGAGAAGATTTCCGCATTGCCGGTCGAGTCCACGGAATCGTCGCCCGGCAGCACTCCGGTCACCATCGGCGCCGTGGCCTCGGTGGACGTCACCGAGGACGAGGCCAGCTCGATCACGCGCACCAACGGCGAGGCCACGCTGGCCGTATCCATCACCAAGACGCCGGCCGGTGACACCGTGGGCATCTCCCACGAGGTCATGGACCTGCTGCCTTCCCTTCAGGATGAACTGGGCAACGGCGCCGTCTTTACGGTGATCTTCGACCAGGCACCGTTCATCGAAACATCCATCTCCGATCTCACCACCGAGGGCCTGCTCGGCCTTGGCTTTGCCGTGCTGGTGATCCTGGTCTTCCTGCTTTCCATCCGCTCCACGCTGGTCACCGCGGTTTCCATTCCGCTCTCCCTGCTGGTGACCTTCATCGGGCTGCTGGCCTTCGGCTACTCCCTGAACATCCTCACCCTCGGTGCGCTGACCATCGCGATCGGCCGGGTGGTGGATGACTCCATCGTGGTGATCGAAAACATCAAGCGCCATCTGGGCTACGGCGAGGATAAACGTTCTGCCATCCTCACTGCCGTCCGCGAGGTTGCCGGTGCCGTCACGGCGTCGACCCTCACCACCGTGGCGGTATTTGCGCCCATCGCCTTTGTCGGCGGGCTCGCCGGCGAACTGTTCCGCCCCTTCGCTGTCACGACGTCCCTGGCGCTGCTGGCTTCACTGCTGGTCTCCCTGACGATTGTGCCGGTGCTCGCGTACTGGTTCCTCAAGTCCACCCCTCCGGTGGCCGATCCGGCCGCGTACCGTGCCGAAGCGGAAGAACGGGAGTCCCGGACCTTCCTGCAGCGCGGTTATCTGCCGATCCTGCGCACCACCCAGCGTCATCCGGTCTACACGGTTACCGCCGGGCTGATCATCCTGGTGGCGACGGCGGCTTTGACCCCGCTGCTGCCCACCAACCTCCTGGGCGATACGGGGCAGAACACCTTCAGCGTGCGGCAGGAGCTGCCAGCGGGCACCTCCTTGGAACGCACTTCCGAGGCTGCCGGGGAGGTAGAACAGATCCTGGGTGACATCGAGGGCGTCAAGGACGTCCAGGTCACCATGGGCACTTCCACCTCCGGGCTGGCGGCGTTTACCGGCGGGGGCTCCTCGGTTGCGAACTTCACCGTCATCACCGAGGAAGGGGTGGACCAGGTGGCCCTGCGGGATACCGTGCGGTCCGCCCTTGAGGACGCCGACGACGCCGGAGAGGTCACCCTGGGCAGTACCGGCGGCGGTTTCGGCACGTCCAACACAGTGGATATTTCCCTGTCCGCCGGTGACCCGTCGGAGCTGCAGCCGGCCAGCGACGCCATCGTTGAGGCGATGTCCGACCTGCCCGGCGTCGCCGAGGCGAGCAGCAACCTCTCATCGTCCCAGCCGGTGGTGCAGGTCAGCATCGACCGGGGCAAGGCTGTTGCTGCCGGCCTGAACGAGCAGCAGATCGCCGGGCTGGTCGCCTCCACGATCAGCCCGCTGCCGGCCGGGACGGTCCGTCTGGGCACCGATGACCTGCCGGTGCTCATCGGTGAAGGCACCCCCATCACGTCCTTGGAGCAGTTGAACGGCATTTCCGTGCCGGCCGGTTCCGGCTCCGTGCCGTTGAGCGCGCTGGCCACGGTCGAAGAGGTGGAGGTGCCGACGTCGGTCTCCTCCTCCGGCGGCGAACGCACCGCCGTCGTCTCCGTCTCTCCCGACGGCGACAACCTTGGTGCCACCATCACCGAAGTCCAGTCACGGCTGGCGGAAGTCGACCTTCCGACCAGCGTCACGGCCGAGCTCAGCGGTGCTGCCACCCAGCAGAACGAATCCTTTACGCAGCTGGGCCTTGCCCTGCTTGCAGCCATTGCCATCGTCTACGTGATCATGGTGGCGACCTTCAAATCCCTGCTGCAGCCGCTGATCCTGCTGGTCTCCATTCCGTTCGCGGCCACCGGTGCCGTTCTGCTGCTGCTCCTGACCGGGGTTCCGCTGGGACTTCCGTCTTTGGTGG is a window of Arthrobacter sp. zg-Y1171 DNA encoding:
- a CDS encoding ABC transporter permease: MLRVIGKRLLMLIPTLIGLSILLFLWVRNLPGGPATALLGDKASPEAIANINKAYGFDRPLIEQYFTYVGKLLKGDFGTSIVTGRPVLEEFATRFPATVELAVVALIFAIGIGIPLGYLAARHYGRFWDHSSVVLSLIGITVPVFFLAFILKWVLAIQLGWFPTDGRQDPRIDATHVTDFYVLDGLLTREWDASWDAVMHLVLPAIALGTIPLAIIVRITRASVLEVQGADYVRTARAKGLMEKTIRGRFVLRNAMLPVTTTIGLQTGLLISGAVLTETVFAFSGIGRFLRDAIFALDYPVLQGFIVFIAVAYSLINLLVDVSYGFIDPRVRVQ
- a CDS encoding ABC transporter permease → MSTTLPPAAGGSILPDGAPTAKPATGSGMWKDAFRRLRRNPAAVAGAVIVGLFILVAILAPLLAPFGGDDLPGRTEITPTNIPGPGDIDGYPLGLDRFGGDVLSKLIWGARASLIIGVVSTALGLAGGVLLGVIAGGLGGWVDSVIMRFVDILLSVPNLLLAVSIAALLGQSSLAIMIAIGVSQVPIFARLLRSSMISQRSADYILSAQTLGLSRRTITMSHLLPNSMGPLIVQATLTLATAVIDAAALAFLGLGGGLPQTAEWGRMLTYAQAELAVAPQLAFLPGICIAITALGFTLLGESLREALDPKTRRK
- a CDS encoding tetratricopeptide repeat protein gives rise to the protein MAETPAGSAADLEAELRQLFAARNREDMAPTIAALLDVRDRYPDNARVRYEVGGAYDTAGEEATAAGYYEQALALGLEGDVLRRCYLQYGSTLRLLGRSEESLAVFARARQSFPGSVSLGVFEALTLHAAGKANAALAGLLVLLAENVSSEDLERYLPALHGNAAYLASLDGGAGHPA
- a CDS encoding ABC transporter ATP-binding protein, which encodes MTDLSTDSPLLEVSNLAVNFRTMDGEVPAVRNAGFSLPAGKTLAIVGESGSGKSTTAMAVIGLLPGNGTVASGSIRFDGQELVGLPESKMRAIRGRSIGLVPQDPMSNLNPVTKIGTQVAETLLVHGMATSKDVDRKVVEVLTAAGLPNAAERAKQYPHEFSGGMRQRALIAIGLACRPRLLIADEPTSALDVTVQRTILDQIDRMTEELGSSVLLITHDLGLAAERASELVVMHRGEVVETGPARQLLEDPQHPYTQALVRAAPSVAAVRLSPGAFAGHIGSKSGAAAATSAAGELAAEPAGAGTAPDNIVEFRDLTKVFKIRGRSDDFYAAKNVTLDIPRGRTVAIVGESGSGKTTTARMLLKLIEPTSGTMTFDGMDVATLDKVQLREFRQRVQPIFQDPYSSLDPMYTIERILEEPLKTYRRGDKAERQRRVRELMEQVALPLEMLHRYPAELSGGQRQRVAIARALALKPELIVCDEPVSALDVLVQAQILQLLGDLQREFGLSYLFISHDLAVVRLISDYVCVMKDGELVEAATSEEVFSNPRHPYTRKLLASIPGNELNIDGELAS
- a CDS encoding ABC transporter substrate-binding protein, translated to MTKSGTAKSGPAKDPGTGSGAPALSRRSVIRAGAVAAAFMLAGCTAEADSPSPTPTPTATGPAGPNERFTFATAARPVTLDPALAADTESYRVTRQVLEGLVGVDALTSAPIPLLAKSWTKSEDRRTYTFDLRRDVTFHDGEPFNAEAVRRNFERWYTLPESVRNDSLMYRSVFRGFSDSPKTAVYRECVVEDEFTVRVELTEPLDSFIPALAAPAFAMSSPKALADATADALTQERNGRNISAYGAHPVGTGPFQFVSWNEDTVELAAYPDYWGEAGQIGTVVFKTLSSPEGRLRALKKGEVDGYDLVTVNDVGDLARNGLQIQQRDPYSILYLGINSNFPGMDNVLIRRAVAHAIDKPAVLDGLFLNGTKTANQFLPQKLGLTSDTVAGYGYDVDKARELLTEAGYDGRELPFYYPRRVTRSYLPAPERVYARLSSQLTAAGFNIRPVPVDWSEGYLEKVQGKEDRAFHLLGLAGTYEAGDNFVGTLFGRYTDEFSYNDPEVFSGIAKARSLVEGQEQTDAYRAITDRIAERVPAVPLAFPISALALSPRVAGYPTSPVLHEVFNRITLADR
- a CDS encoding malate:quinone oxidoreductase, producing MTANSPADNSATKTDVLLIGGGIMSATLGAFLKQLQPDWDISLYERLDRAGLESSDPWNNAGTGHAALCELNYSPAAADGSVDPAKAVGINEQFQVSRQFWSHLVSAGHISNNFINPLPHMSFVWGDAHSEYLRRRYESLSAQPLFKTMEFSEDPAKLAEWAPLIMEGRDPSQRVAASRVAGGTDVDFGALTRELTNYLGANGVNLHFGHEVGNVSRSSTGGWDVKVKDRASGTTRTVSARFVFIGGGGGALHLLQASGIPEGKGFGGFPVSGQFLRSTDDSIISRHNAKVYGQASVGAPPMSVPHLDTRFVNGKRSLLFGPYGGFSPKFLKTGSYLDLPLSVRPSNLVPMLGVAKDNMSLVKYLVTEVMKTREGKTQALQEFMPSAKTEGWDLITAGQRVQVIKKDPKKGGVLQFGTELITAADGSIGALLGASPGASTAPPIMINLLKRAFPRQFDGWEPKIKEMIPGYGVKLNENEQLAAEIEADTNKVLGLS
- a CDS encoding efflux RND transporter permease subunit, yielding MDRLAKLSLSNRALIALITVFVAVFGVISMTSLKQELIPSLEFPQISVITALPGASPDVVDAQVSEPLEGALTAVEGLESSTATSRSGISTISLTFAYGTDLDRARGQVDRAISNSRQLLPEDVNPQSLAGSISDFPIVYLAVSSDEPLAELNADLQRLTVPRLQKIEGVRTAEVTGGATRHVAILPDNAALAASGVTPAAIVEALENSGALLPAGTVQEDGRTLSIQVGAPLDSLEKISALPVESTESSPGSTPVTIGAVASVDVTEDEASSITRTNGEATLAVSITKTPAGDTVGISHEVMDLLPSLQDELGNGAVFTVIFDQAPFIETSISDLTTEGLLGLGFAVLVILVFLLSIRSTLVTAVSIPLSLLVTFIGLLAFGYSLNILTLGALTIAIGRVVDDSIVVIENIKRHLGYGEDKRSAILTAVREVAGAVTASTLTTVAVFAPIAFVGGLAGELFRPFAVTTSLALLASLLVSLTIVPVLAYWFLKSTPPVADPAAYRAEAEERESRTFLQRGYLPILRTTQRHPVYTVTAGLIILVATAALTPLLPTNLLGDTGQNTFSVRQELPAGTSLERTSEAAGEVEQILGDIEGVKDVQVTMGTSTSGLAAFTGGGSSVANFTVITEEGVDQVALRDTVRSALEDADDAGEVTLGSTGGGFGTSNTVDISLSAGDPSELQPASDAIVEAMSDLPGVAEASSNLSSSQPVVQVSIDRGKAVAAGLNEQQIAGLVASTISPLPAGTVRLGTDDLPVLIGEGTPITSLEQLNGISVPAGSGSVPLSALATVEEVEVPTSVSSSGGERTAVVSVSPDGDNLGATITEVQSRLAEVDLPTSVTAELSGAATQQNESFTQLGLALLAAIAIVYVIMVATFKSLLQPLILLVSIPFAATGAVLLLLLTGVPLGLPSLVGMLMLVGIVVTNAIVLMDLINQYRQPRGNEPGMNVEDAIFRGARQRLRPILMTALATVFALTPMALGVTGEGGFISRPLAIVVIGGLISSTALTLILVPVLYRLVEGSREKRQERKEQKPVSEAGARA